The genomic DNA ACCCCTTCGTCGCTCGGAGACAACTGAAACGCACTCATCGATACGATCAGGAAACAAGCAACCGCCAACAGCCCGATCGACAGCGTGCTACGCAGCGGATTGCGTCGAGCGCTCTGCATCGCCATCCGGAACAGACTGTAACTGCGGTTTGCCGCATGTCGCGGCTTGGTGTTGGTTAATCGATGAAAGACGCCCAGCACGATCGCTGCCAACAGCATCATCCCGCCGCCGACAAACGCTCCCGCTTGAGCTTGGCCTCCCAGCCAGACGGCGCTGAGGCTGGTCAGCATCGCCACGACAAAACATCCGATCGCCACAGGCCCCGACCAATTTCGCCGCCGCTGGCCGCTTTCGGTTCGCAGTTCGTCGATATGTCCGCCGACCAAGCTTGATACCTTGCTGGAACGCAGCCGTCGGCTGGTCCACCAAATCGTGACCGCCGCCATCGCCGTTCCCGCCACGATCCCGACGATCAGGCTGACCGGCGACCAGTGAAATCGCAAGAACGGAACCGTCACGGCGCCGACCCACCAGTTCCGCAGGGCGTATAACACCAGCCACGCGTAACCGATCCCGCCGACAACGCCCAGCACCGAACCGACCAGCGAGACGAGGATCCCTTCGCGCAGCGCCATCCCCGCGACCAAGCGGCCCGATAGCCCAACGGCCATCAGCGTCCCGTATTCGCTGGCCCGTTGTTCCATCCCCAATCGAAACAGCAGCGCGACCAACATCAGTGCCGCGACGATGACAAAGAAGCTGAGCGATACGAAGAGGGCGTCGAATGGTGTCGTCCCCTTGGACGCCGCCAACTGCAACGCCCGCGTCGGCATCACGGCGAATCCGATCTGATCGCGATCTTGGTCGGCCACTTCGGTAACCAGTTTTTGCAACGCGTCGACATCGACGACTGCCGACTTGCGAATCTTCAGACTGGTCAGATCGCCGAACCGGCTGCCAAACAAGCGCTGCCCGGCGGCGAGCGGAATGAAGGCCTTGGGGGTCAAACGATAATAGTCCCAGTAAAGATCGTCATCCTTCGATCGCGGGCGTTCCAGTTTGAACGGCAGGTCCCAATCGTCGATCGAATCTTGATCGGTCACTCCCGGCACGGTCGGTGTCAGCCCGGGATCGTTATAGACCGTGGGGGCTTCGTCGAACTTCGGGGGCCGACCGCGGCGGTATTTCGTCTGCGGCTGCGTGATCGGCACGATCCCGCTGACGACTGCGTCGAACGATCGCTCGACCTCCTTGCCCGACGAGGTCTCGGGTTCGAAGTAGAAGATCCGAATCTTGTCTCCCACCGCAGCCTTCAGTTGTTCCGCGGTCCAGTCGTTGATCACGACCGGCACCGGCAAACTGAGATCGTTGGGATCGTAGTCGCCAAATTCCAGCGGCATCGCGTCGCTCGAATCGATCGCCGTGATGATCGAATAGGGAACCGACGCGGCGGTCTGATCTTCATCGTCGATCCGATCGATTGCGTTGGCCAGGTAAGTCATCACCGGCTCGGTCGCTCCCGGCAACTCCTCACGGACACTTTCGGCGATCGCGGTCGGCAGCAGCAATCGGTCGCTGGTCAGACTGTAATAATCGAAGACCTCTTTTTCGTTGCCCTCGGCGTCGGTGAAGCTCTGCCGAATCTCTTCGATCTTCAATCCATAGTCGCTCAGCTGTAGCGCCATCGCCGCGGCGATCTGGTCAGCTTGCGCGTGAGCCGACTCCAGTTGCAACGCCTGTGTCCCGGCGGCATCGATGAAGACCACGTTCGCTTCTCCCTCGCGATCCAACGAATCTTGCACCAATTCCAACGGCAGGAACGCCGCCAGCGGTTGCTGTTGGCTGGGCTGCAGGCTGAAGCGTCCCAGCCCGCGATCGGGAACGATCGAGACGACTTCCAATCGCGGCAAGCCTTCGCTTTCACTCTCGCGTCGTCCCAGCGGGCTGTCCGCTGGAACCGCCTGTTCGACGGGAAGTCGCACCGTCACCAGATCGCCGACGTCGACTTGCAACTCCGCCGCAGCCGATGCGTTCAGAACCACTTGGTCTCCCTCGGGGATCACGTCGGGGCGGACTCCTTCGACATCGAGATCCCAGAACTTTTCGTTGGCCGCGATCACTTGGATCGACCCAGCGCGGCGAACGACGTCGCTGGCAGACCGATCGGTTTCCACGACCGCTTGCGAAAATAAGATCGCGGGGACCGCGCGATCGACCAACGGTTGGTCGCTGTCGCTGCGGAGCGGATCGACGGCGGCGGCTCGGAAAAATTGGCCCGGATAGAGGACGTAGTCGATCGAACCGAGGCGTTCGATCGTCAGTTCGCGCAAGCTGCCCCGCATCGAATCGCCGACCAATAGAGCTCCCGTGACCACCGCGGTGGCAGCGGCAACGCCCAGCGCGACCGCGGCGCTGATTCGCCAATGGTGTCGAAAACTTTTGCCGACAAATCGGCCTGGGGTCAGCGAAACCGTAGCCGTTGTCGGCGAGGGCATCGAATCCATATCCTTACATCCCGTATGAAAAAGATCGCTTCGCACCCGGTGGGGCGCAAGCGGTCGCGTGGCGGAGAATTGCTACCGCTGCATTTTAGCAACTAAATCGCAATTGCCGACGCGTGGGATGTTGCCGATAGGCTAAGCTTCCGCCGGTGCATCCAGCAACCGTTGGATCGACGCTCGATATTCATTCGACAACGCTTCGGTTTGCGACGTCGAAAAGTAGTGCGGATCGCATCGCATACAGATCTTCAGCACGCGGCGGTAGGTGAAGATCGAGATCGTCAGCCGCGTGCCCGATCGCATTGGGGGCACCCCAACGATATCGGTCATCGACAGGTTGCCCGCTTGCAGCAAACCTTTGACGCGTGGGAACGCGACGCTGAATCGTTTGGTTGGGTCGCCGGTGTTCGATAGGATCGCCGTCGCGAGACATCGCCGCGAACCGAGCCAACGTTTCAACCAGGTGGGATAGCGTTGCGTATGGGCGATCAAGCTCATGAAGGGCGTCCGTTGCCGGTTCCGTTTCAACATCACCATCTCTTGGCGAATCGAATCGATCAACGCTTCGGATTCGGTGCACTCGGATTGTTTGCGTCGGATCAGAGCGTAGGTCACCAGATTCGCAGCCGTCGCCATCCGGCTCTCGATCTCGCGCAGATCCATCGGCATCATGATGCACAGATCGCGGCGGCCACGATCTCCTTGCATCTGGTTCCACTGGCGCAGCGTCACCAACAACCGTTCGATCAACAATTCGTTAGTCGATTGGCCGCGTCGCTCGGCCACGTGGCGGAGATCTTTGTAGATCTTTTTGTCGAACTCAAACCCGCACAATCCGGGGAACAACGCTCGAGGATTCGCTTCGGCCTGCTGTGATCGCGGTTTGGCCAAGGCTTGTACGCCGGTCAAGCAATGCCAGCCGAGCGCCTTCGTTTCGGCGGTGTCCAGTTTGCCATCGGGCAGGCGATAATTTTCGACATCAAAACTGTTCCGGTTCCGCTGACGCAGCGCTTTGACATCCAGTGGCGGCAGCGGTTCGTCGATCGGTTGGCCGACGTGGGACGCATAAAACCACAGCCAGTCGCCGAGGAACTGATATGCGCCGATGCCATCGCAGGTCGCATGATGGAACTGAGTCGTGATGGTGGCTTGGTTTTCGTCGCTGCGAATCCAGATCCGCAGCCCCACATCCTTCCGCACGTCGATCGCTTCTCCAGCGGGCAGATCGATCGGTTTGGCCAAGTCGCCCCAATCGATCGCGATCTCCGGCTGCGGCGCGTTGACCCAGCAGTCGCGATTCCCCTTGGCCGGTTGCACGATGGCTTGTAGCAGCGGATGACGCTCCAAGGCGTCGGTCAATGCCGCTTCGATCGCCGGGTGATCGATCGTTCCAGCAAATTCCATCTGAACCACGAAGGTCATCGGATATTCGGGGCGATCGTCCCAGATCATATAATCTTCGAACGGGGTCAGATTCAGCGGCAGGGTTCGCGACGGACGGACTTTGCCCGGCGGCGGCGATTGTTCAACGGTAGCCATAAAGATGAAAACTCCTTGCCGGATCGCAACGCAAGGCCGACAGAGATCCTTGAGGTGAGCGTGGGTGCGCAAGTCAGTCGCCTAACCGAAGTTAACGACTGGCCGCAACCAACCGCTTCGTGCGGCCGCTGTGGCTTATAATTCTTGCACACAAGAACCCCTACCGACGAATAAAATCGGCGAGGGTTGGTCAAGGATAATCAAGAAATTGTCATTCAGAATGACTTGTCCGCCTCACAATCCAACTTTTTGCTGCGTAACCGCACGGTGCAGCCGATGTGGAGGGGGGGACGGCAACCGCTATTGATACTCTTCCATCGGCGGGCAGGAGCAGATCAAATTGCGGTCGCCGTAGGCGTGATCGATCCGCCCCACGGTTGGCCAGAACTTCGCATCCCGCAGCCACGCCTTGGGCCACGCGGCCTGTTCGCGGCCGTACGGGTGTGGCCACTGGTCGCCGCCGATCATCTGCAACGTGTGCGGTGCGTTTTTCAGCGGGTTGTTCTCCGCATCGATCTCGCCGCGCTCGATGGCTGCGATCTCTTCGCGGATCGCAAGCATCGCCTCGCAGAACCGATCCAGTTCCGCCTTCGGTTCGCTTTCGGTCGGTTCGATCATCAACGTTCCCGGAACGGGAAATGACATCGTCGGGCTATGGAATCCGTAGTCCATCAGACGCTTGGCGATATCGTCGATGCTGATGTGCACCGATTTGTCGAACTCGCGACAATCGACGATGAACTCGTGGGCGACGTTTCCGTTTTTGTCGGTGTAGAGGATGTCGAATTTATCGGACAGCCGACGAGCCATGTAGTTGGCGTTCAGCAGCGCGACTTGCGTCGCTCGCTTGAGTCCCTCGGCTCCCATCAAGGCGATGTAGACGTAGCTGATCGTCAGGATGCTGGGGCTTCCATAAGGAGCCGCCGAGACCGCACCGATCGCAAATTCACCCGCCGTGTCGGGGCGAGCGACACTGTGGCCGGGCAGGAAGGGCACCAACTGCTCTGCCACGCCGATCGGCCCCATTCCCGGACCGCCACCGCCGTGCGGGATGCAGAACGTCTTGTGAAGGTTCAGATGGCAGACATCGGCGCCACACATCGCCGGGCTGGTCAGTCCGACTTGCGCGTTCATGTTGGCACCGTCCATGTAGACCTGTCCGCCGTGACGGTGGATCACGTCGCAGACTTCGCGGATCGTCGATTCGAAAACGCCGTGCGTCGATGGGTAGGTGACCATCAGTGCCGACAGCGTCTCGGCATGATCGGCAGCTTTCGCTTTCAGATCGTTCATGTCGATGTTGCCATTGGCGTCGCAAGCGACCGGCACAACATGCATTCCCGCCATCACCGCCGACGCCGGGTTGGTGCCGTGCGCCGAGGTGGGGATCAGGCAGACGTTCCGCTTGTTCTCGCCGACGGCGTTGTGTTCGTGGTACGCCCGGATCACCAGCAGCCCGGCGTATTCGCCTTGAGCACCGGCGTTCGGTTGCAGACTGACCGCCGAGAATCCGGTCACTTCGCACAACCAGCTTTCCAGTTCGCGGAACATCTGCGTGTAGCCGCGCCACTGCGTGTCGGGAGCAAACGGATGCAGTTGCCCAAATTCGGCCCAGGTCACCGGCAGCATCTCGCTTGTCGCGTTCAACTTCATCGTGCACGAACCCAGCGGGATCATGCTGTGTGCCAACGAGAGATCGCGTTGCATCAGCTTAAAGATGTACCGCAGCATTTGCGTTTCGCTGTGGTGTTCGTTGAAGATCGGGTGCGTCATGTATTCGCTGGTCCGCGCCAGTGCACCATGCGACAGCATGCCGTCGGCTTCCGCTTCGGCCAGCAGGTCGTCGATATCGAACCCGGTGTAGTGGCCAAAGTTGAAAGCGGCCAACAGATCGGCGACCAACGCCGCGTCGGCGGTTTCGTCCAACGTCACGCCCAACGTGCCGTCGGCGTATTCGCGAAGATTGATCTGACGCTCCAACGCCGCATCGACAACCTGACGCGTCGCGCTCGCACGCCCTTTGCCCAACCGGATCCGGATCGTATCGAAGAAGGGTGTGTCGCTGGTTCGCGAGTGCCCCAGTCGCTCGAGTCCCTTCAACAACGCACACGTGAAGGCATGCGTCCGGTCGGCGATCTGTTTTAAGCCGCGCGGCCCGTGATAGACTCCGTAAAACGAACTGATGATCGCCAGCAAGGCTTGCGCCGTGCAGATGTTACTGGTCGCTTTGTCGCGGCGGATGTGTTGTTCTCGCGTTTGGATCGCCATCCGCAACGCGCGGTTGCCTTGGCGATCCTTCGAGACGCCGATGATCCGCCCGGGAAGCTTGCGGACATGGGCTTCGTGAGTCGAAATGAAGGCGGCGTGCGGTCCGCCCAAGCCCATCGGAACGCCAAATCGCTGGGCGCTGCCGACACAGATATCCGCTCCCCATTCACCAGGCGGCGTCAGCACAGTCAAGGCCAACAGGTCGGCAGAAGCGACGACCAAGCACCCCTTTTCGGCCGCCCGCGCAGTCAACGCGGCATAGTCTTCGATTCGGCCGTCGGTGGTTGGATATTGAACCAACAACCCGCCGAGTCCTCCTTGGCCGTGGTTGAAGTCGATCTCTTCGATCGGGCCGACCTTCAGGTCGATCCCCAATCCGTCGGCACGCGTCTGCAGCAGTTCCAGCGTCTGCGGATGGCAATCGTCCGACGCCCAGAATCCTCGCTTCTTATCGCGAGCGATCGCCACGCACATGCACATCGCTTCGGCCGCCGCGGTCGCTTCGTCCAACAAGCTTGCTCCCGCCAAAGGCAAGCCGGTTAAGTCGGCGATCATCGTTTGAAAGTTCAGCAGCGCTTCGAGCCGTCCCTGAGCGATCTCCGCTTGGTAGGGCGTGTACTGCGTGTACCAACCCGGATTCTCGAGCACGTTCCGTAAGATCACCGGCGGCGTAACGGTCCCCGTGTAACCCATACCGATACACGAACGGTAGACCTTGTTCTTTTCGGCGATCACCCGCAACGCACCCAAGAACTCGTGCTCGCCGCGAGCCGACGGAATGTCCAGTGGTAGGGTCAACCGAATGTCCTCGGGAACCAACGCGTCGGAGAAATGATCCAGCGAATCGAAGCCCAGCAGTTCCAGCATCTGTTGGATGTGAGTGTCCGACGGGCCGATGTGGCGTCGCACAAATCCGTCGGCGAAGTCCAAGAGGTTGCCGGTGGAATCATTTACGGGTGACTTAACAGTGGTTTGCATCATGTTTCCTGGCGGACGGAGGGGCCGGTGCGTTGGGTGTATCGCGAACTCGATGGGCGAGGCATTTTAACATCGCTCAATTTAATTGACTATGACGGCAGCCCGGCCGCATCGGTCGCGACGACGATCGGGGGAACGGAATGTGCCAATGTTGGCCGCCCGTGGTATAACAATCGCGGCGATCAGGACCGCGTTTTCATCCCCCTTTCGAAGGCACCAGACAAAATGTCTGCGATCGATACGGCTTCCCTTTGCCACGTTTTTGGCGTGCGGCATCTGTCGCCGATGGGGGCGTGGCAGCTGCGGCAATTCCTCGATCAAGTGCAGCCGCAGGTCGTGCTGATCGAAGGCCCCTGCGACGCGGAGGGTCTGTTGGACGACGTCGTTCGCAAGGGAACGGTTCCGCCGATTGGGATCCTCGCTTTCTCCAATTCGGTCCCCGTGCGAACGTTTGTCTACCCGCTGGCCCGCTACAGCCCCGAGTACCAAGCGATCCTGTGGGCCAAGGAAAATAAAGCCGATTGCGAGTTCATCGACTTGCGCAGCGATATCTTCCTCGGGTTGCAAGATCGCGAACATCGACGGATCGCCGAAGCGATCATCGCTTCGAAAAAAGATGCTCAGCCCGATGCCGTCTCGCCAGAGCCAGCGGCATCCGACGCGAGCGACGATCCGGCGGTCGGCGAACCGGCGATCGAACCGATCGTTTCGCGTGGCTCGTTGTATCAACAGCTGGCAGCCCTCGCGGGCGAAGAGCATTACGAGAGTTATTGGGAGCGGAACTTCGAGCACAACACCTGTCTCGATTCGTATCGCAAGACATCGATGGAGTTCGGTCGCAATCTGCGTGAGATCGAATCGGACACCGCGGCCGATGCGGCAGAGAATCTGGTTCGCGAAGCGTTCATGCGGCGGCAGATCCAAGCCGCGATCGATCGTGGCGTCGCGCCCGACAAGATTGTTGCGATCGTCGGTGCCTATCACGCACCGGTGCTGTCGGCAGAGTTTCCGCCGATGAGCGATCAGGAATTGGAACAGCTGCCGCGACTGGAGAGCAACCTAACGCTGATGCCCTATTCGTACTTCCGACTGTCGAGCCAATCGGGCTACGGCGCGGGGAACGAAGCTCCCGCGTATTTTGAGTTGTTGTGGGAGGCGTTGTCGGCGCGCGAGTTGTCCCATCTGCCCGCTCGCTATCTTTCGATGGTCGTCCGGCACCAGCGCGATGCCGGAACGCACCGCTCCACGGCCGAGGTGATCGAAGCGGTTCGGTTGGCCAATTCGCTGTCGGCTTTAAAAGCGGGGATGGCACCGACGCTCAACGATCTCCGCGACGCAGCGGTCACGCTGATCGGACACGGCCAGCGGTCGAGCGTCGCCGAATCGCTGGCTCAAGTCGACGTCGGGACGGCGATCGGCAGCCTGCCCGACGGCGTCTCGCAGACATCGATTCAAGCCGACTTCACTCAGCAGTTGACCGCACTGAAGTTAGTCAAATACCGGACGGCGGTTCGGCAGTTGTTGTCGATCGATCTGCGAGAGAACCGTCGAGCGAAGACCGCCGCGGCCGCTTTCTTGGACCTGCATCGATCCAGCTTCCTGCATCGGCTGCATCTGCTGGAGATCAACTTTGCGTCCCCCGTCGCCTCGCGACAGCAGGCGTCGACGTGGAGCGAGAAGTGGGAGTTGCAGTGGACGCCCGAATCGGAGATCACGTTAGTCGAATCGGTGCTGTTGGGGGAGACGATCGAACTGGCCGCCGGTTTCAAATTCAAGACGCTGTTGGACGAAGCGACAACGGTCGCGCAAGCCGCTTCGGCGGTGGCGATCGCGTGTCGTTGTGGCATGATGGAGGCGATGGACCAGGCTCGCGGGCGGTTGCAGGCGTTGGCGGCCGAATCGAGCGACTTCACCGCCGTCGCCGGCGCGGCGGCTGAATTGGCCAGCCTGGTAAAGTATGGCGATGTCCGCCAGTTCGACGCGGCGCCGCTGCGTCCGTTGATCGAAACGTTGTTTGCGCAAGGAGCGTTGGTGCTGATGTCGGTCGCCAATTGCGATAACGACGCCGCCCGTGATCTGATTGCGTCGATCGACGCCCTCAATCGCGTCGCGCTCGAATTTCACGATCTGGTCGACGAACCGCTGTGGATCGCTGAGTTGCATGGTTTAAGCGATAGCGATGATCGCAATCCGTTGCTCAGCGGGTACGCATGTGCAATGCTGTTGGAGCGCGATCAGATCGACAACGCGCGGTTGGCTCGCGAGGTCTCGCGGCGACTGTCCCCCGGTGCGCCGGCCGATCTCGGCGCCGGTTGGTTCGAAGGGCTCTCGCGGCGGAATCGATACGCGCTGCTGGCTCGGCAACCGCTGTGGCAGCAATTGGCCGATTATGTGGAGTCGTTGGACGACGAACAGTTCCGCCGGGCGTTGGTTTTCCTGCGGCGTGCGTTTGGCGAATTCAGCCCGCAAGAAAAACAATCGATCGCCGAAAACCTGGGCCAGCACTGGGGCGTCGATCAGGATCTGGCGAGCGAAGTGTTGAACCAACCGCTCTCGGAATCGGAGTCCGAAGCGCTCGATGAACTAAACGATTTTGACTTTGGCGAGTTTTAAATATCTCGAAAGATGTTCGGCTTCGCTGCGGCGAAACGAATCGATCCCATCGATTGTGGAATGGGCGAGTCTTCATATCGCGAGCAGACAATCAAATCTAGCTTCATTTAATAAACAGAAACCTTTAGGCGATACCGATGAAAGCAGCATTTATTAAGACGACGGGCGACGCAGACGTTATCCAATACGGCGACCTTCCCGATCCGCAGCCCGGCCAAGGCCAGGTTTTGGTGCGCACCGAAGCGGTGTCGGTTAACCCGATCGATACCTATGTCCGCAGCGGAATGATCGCGATGGATCTGCCCGATCCTTTCATTATCGGATGCGACATCGCCGGCACGATCGCGGCGGTTGGCGAAGGTGTCACTGGATTCCGGATCGGCGATCGCGTTTGGGGCAGCAGCCAAGGTTTGCTGGGCCGACAGGGGACGTTTGCCGAGCTGTGCGCGATCGATCAGGATTGGTTGTACGAGCTGCCCGACGGCGTCGCGGCCGAAGATGCCGCGGCCTGTGCGTTGGTCGGGATCACTGCCCACTTGGGTTTGTTTGGCCGCGCGCGACTGTTAGCCGATGAGACGATCTTTGTTCGCGGCGGGACCGGCGGCGTTGGATCGATGGTCGTGCAGATGGCCAAAGCGGCTGGTGCGAATGTGATCACGACCGGCGGCAGCGATGAGAAGGTCGAGCGTTGCCGCGAGCTAGGGGCCGACTTTGCCATCAACTACAAGACCGAAAATTTGCAAGAGCGTTTGGCCGAACTGGCTCCCGATGGCGTCGACGTCTTCTGGGAAACGATCCGTGAACCCGATTTCGACTTCGCCGTCGAAGCCCTTGCGCCGCGAGGCCGGATGGTTTTGATGGCCGGTCGCGACGCGCGGCCCGAGTTTCCCGTGGGGCCTTTTTACGTCAAAGAGTGCACGGTGCATGGATTTGTAATGTTCAAGGCGACAGCGGACGAGATGAAGCTGGCGGCCGAGGACATCAACCAATGGCTCGCCTCGGGGCAATTGAAGAGCCAGATCTCGCAGCGCCTGCCGCTGTCGCAAGCCGCCCAATCGCATCGCCTTCAAGAAGCGGGAACGCTCGCCGGCGACGGCTCGCTGGCCGGCAAGGTTGTGTTGACCGTGGGCGATTGATGCGCGCGCCTTCGGCTAAAGCCTCGACTCCAGCGCGTTAGCGTTTGCGGCGGACGCGTTGGAAGCGGATACGGCAGCCGATCGGAACGGTCTCCGCGACGGCGGGCTTGCCTCCGGTCAACGCGGCGTCGATCGCTTGGCGAACGTAGGGATGTTCGATCTGTTTGCCATCGGGGCTGTCGTCCATCGCGCCCATGTAGACGACGCGTCGCTCTTTATCGAGCACATAAAACTCGGGCGTCGTGATCGCGCCATACGCCTTGGCTGTCTGCTGAGTCGGGTCGGAGAGATACGGGAAATTGAACTTCGCCATCGCCGCACGCGCTTTCATCGCTGGCAGTTCGTCTTCGGGAACCTTGTTGGAATTGATCGCCACCACGGCGACGCCATGATCTTTGTAGTCCTTCGTCAGTGCGATCAATCGCTGTTCGACGTCGGTCGCGTAGGGACAGGAATTGCAAGTGAAGGCGATGACCACCACCTCGGCCTGTTTCCAATCGTCCAGGCCATGCTTGTAGTCATCGATTCCCGGCAGATCGTTCCACGTCGGCGCCGCGTCGCCGATGCTCAGCACCTGATTAAACTCACCTGCCCCGGCTGAGCCCAGAACCATCACGACCAAAGCACTGGACAATACGAAGCGAAGCATTGGATGACGGTTCCGGGACTTTGGAGAATTGGTTGCGCCAGGATGCTCACGATCGCGTGAGTCGTCGGCAATGGCATTGCGAAACATGTTACCAACAACGCGTCGTAACATCCAGTTTCGACGCATCGGGGGCAGCGCACCACGCGCATCGCTCCCTCTTTCAATGAGGGAATTGGCCGCCACACAGAAATGTCCCGCCCTCGGAGAAACCGTGAGCCGATTTTCTTCTACGGTTGATTCCCCACAAACCACGAGGCCTCAGAATAATGAACATTTGACCACCCAACAAAGAGCCCCTAGAATGGCAAATATGGTTCAAGGACCGAGGGGATGAAGTCGCCTCGTAACATAGGTTCACTGGCACGCAAGTTGCTTGTAAGGTTCAGTTTGACAGAAGCTTCTCTGGCCGGTCGACTGCCCCCGTCGATCGATTTTCCGCTTCCAGTGCGAATGACATTATGCCAACCCCCGAACAACCCAAACGCTGCGTGATTGCGGATGACGTGCGAGCGTCGCGTGAAGTCTTGCGGTCGTGGCTTACCGATTGCCATTTCGAATGCATCCTGGCACACGACGGCGACCAGGCGTGGGAGGCGATTGAAAACCACCCCCCCGACCTGTTGATCACCGACATCGAGATGCCTCACTGCTGCGGCCTCGAACTGCTTCGGAGAGTACGCGCCGCCTCTTCGGCAGAGATTCAGTCGATTCCGGTTCTCGTGATCACGAGCTTGCACGACAGTCAGATTCAACCGACGATCCAGCGTCTGGGGGGCAATGGTTTACTCACCAAGCCTCTGGACCAATACTCGACCTACGTCACGGTGCTGGCGGTGTTGGCCCCTGAAACCGATCAGGAATCGTTCATCGTCAGCGACCCCGATGGCAAGATCACCGGCGACGGTCTGGTCTCGCCCACCTTTCGCCGCTTGCTGAAGCCGCTGTCGAATAGCTAACGCAACCGACGACAGATCTGTCGGTCGACAACCGCTTCAGCCCGGTTTCATGCCTTCAAGGCGGAGGTCAATCGATGGACCATTGACGTTAACCGTTCGACATCGATCGGCTT from Rosistilla carotiformis includes the following:
- a CDS encoding DUF5682 family protein, translating into MSAIDTASLCHVFGVRHLSPMGAWQLRQFLDQVQPQVVLIEGPCDAEGLLDDVVRKGTVPPIGILAFSNSVPVRTFVYPLARYSPEYQAILWAKENKADCEFIDLRSDIFLGLQDREHRRIAEAIIASKKDAQPDAVSPEPAASDASDDPAVGEPAIEPIVSRGSLYQQLAALAGEEHYESYWERNFEHNTCLDSYRKTSMEFGRNLREIESDTAADAAENLVREAFMRRQIQAAIDRGVAPDKIVAIVGAYHAPVLSAEFPPMSDQELEQLPRLESNLTLMPYSYFRLSSQSGYGAGNEAPAYFELLWEALSARELSHLPARYLSMVVRHQRDAGTHRSTAEVIEAVRLANSLSALKAGMAPTLNDLRDAAVTLIGHGQRSSVAESLAQVDVGTAIGSLPDGVSQTSIQADFTQQLTALKLVKYRTAVRQLLSIDLRENRRAKTAAAAFLDLHRSSFLHRLHLLEINFASPVASRQQASTWSEKWELQWTPESEITLVESVLLGETIELAAGFKFKTLLDEATTVAQAASAVAIACRCGMMEAMDQARGRLQALAAESSDFTAVAGAAAELASLVKYGDVRQFDAAPLRPLIETLFAQGALVLMSVANCDNDAARDLIASIDALNRVALEFHDLVDEPLWIAELHGLSDSDDRNPLLSGYACAMLLERDQIDNARLAREVSRRLSPGAPADLGAGWFEGLSRRNRYALLARQPLWQQLADYVESLDDEQFRRALVFLRRAFGEFSPQEKQSIAENLGQHWGVDQDLASEVLNQPLSESESEALDELNDFDFGEF
- a CDS encoding response regulator — its product is MPTPEQPKRCVIADDVRASREVLRSWLTDCHFECILAHDGDQAWEAIENHPPDLLITDIEMPHCCGLELLRRVRAASSAEIQSIPVLVITSLHDSQIQPTIQRLGGNGLLTKPLDQYSTYVTVLAVLAPETDQESFIVSDPDGKITGDGLVSPTFRRLLKPLSNS
- a CDS encoding thioredoxin family protein translates to MLRFVLSSALVVMVLGSAGAGEFNQVLSIGDAAPTWNDLPGIDDYKHGLDDWKQAEVVVIAFTCNSCPYATDVEQRLIALTKDYKDHGVAVVAINSNKVPEDELPAMKARAAMAKFNFPYLSDPTQQTAKAYGAITTPEFYVLDKERRVVYMGAMDDSPDGKQIEHPYVRQAIDAALTGGKPAVAETVPIGCRIRFQRVRRKR
- a CDS encoding NADPH:quinone reductase — its product is MKAAFIKTTGDADVIQYGDLPDPQPGQGQVLVRTEAVSVNPIDTYVRSGMIAMDLPDPFIIGCDIAGTIAAVGEGVTGFRIGDRVWGSSQGLLGRQGTFAELCAIDQDWLYELPDGVAAEDAAACALVGITAHLGLFGRARLLADETIFVRGGTGGVGSMVVQMAKAAGANVITTGGSDEKVERCRELGADFAINYKTENLQERLAELAPDGVDVFWETIREPDFDFAVEALAPRGRMVLMAGRDARPEFPVGPFYVKECTVHGFVMFKATADEMKLAAEDINQWLASGQLKSQISQRLPLSQAAQSHRLQEAGTLAGDGSLAGKVVLTVGD